In Elephas maximus indicus isolate mEleMax1 chromosome 4, mEleMax1 primary haplotype, whole genome shotgun sequence, a genomic segment contains:
- the PHF5A gene encoding PHD finger-like domain-containing protein 5A isoform X1 yields MEVSRTSHNDQEAGTMRVKALFVRTLILMVLYIFFALAAIGRLCEKCDGKCVICDSYVRPCTLVRICDECNYGSYQGRCVICGGPGVSDAYYCKECTIQEKDRDGCPKIVNLGSSKTDLFYERKKYGFKKR; encoded by the exons ATGGAAGTCTCCAGGACCAGTCATAACGACCAGGAGGCAGGAACAATGCGGGTCAAAG CCCTCTTCGTCAGAACCCTAATTCTAATGGTGCTCTATATCTTCTTTGCTCTTGCAGCCATCGGAAGACTGTGTGAAAAAT GCGATGGCAAGTGTGTGATCTGTGACTCCTATGTGCGTCCCTGTACCCTGGTGCGCATATGTGATGAGTGTAATTATGGCTCTTACCAAGGGCGCTGTGTGATCTGTGGAGGCCCCGGAGTCTCCGATGCCTATTACTGTAAGGAATGCACCATCCAGGAGAAGGAT agAGATGGTTGCCCAAAGATTGTCAATTTGGGGAGCTCTAAGACTGATCTCTTCTATGAACGCAAAAAATACGGCTTCAAAAAGAGGTGA
- the PHF5A gene encoding PHD finger-like domain-containing protein 5A isoform X2, whose protein sequence is MEVSRTSHNDQEAGTMRVKAIGRLCEKCDGKCVICDSYVRPCTLVRICDECNYGSYQGRCVICGGPGVSDAYYCKECTIQEKDRDGCPKIVNLGSSKTDLFYERKKYGFKKR, encoded by the exons ATGGAAGTCTCCAGGACCAGTCATAACGACCAGGAGGCAGGAACAATGCGGGTCAAAG CCATCGGAAGACTGTGTGAAAAAT GCGATGGCAAGTGTGTGATCTGTGACTCCTATGTGCGTCCCTGTACCCTGGTGCGCATATGTGATGAGTGTAATTATGGCTCTTACCAAGGGCGCTGTGTGATCTGTGGAGGCCCCGGAGTCTCCGATGCCTATTACTGTAAGGAATGCACCATCCAGGAGAAGGAT agAGATGGTTGCCCAAAGATTGTCAATTTGGGGAGCTCTAAGACTGATCTCTTCTATGAACGCAAAAAATACGGCTTCAAAAAGAGGTGA
- the PHF5A gene encoding PHD finger-like domain-containing protein 5A isoform X3 has protein sequence MAKHHPDLIFCRKQAGVAIGRLCEKCDGKCVICDSYVRPCTLVRICDECNYGSYQGRCVICGGPGVSDAYYCKECTIQEKDRDGCPKIVNLGSSKTDLFYERKKYGFKKR, from the exons ATGGCTAAACACCACCCGGACTTGATTTTTTGCCGCAAGCAGGCTGGAGTTG CCATCGGAAGACTGTGTGAAAAAT GCGATGGCAAGTGTGTGATCTGTGACTCCTATGTGCGTCCCTGTACCCTGGTGCGCATATGTGATGAGTGTAATTATGGCTCTTACCAAGGGCGCTGTGTGATCTGTGGAGGCCCCGGAGTCTCCGATGCCTATTACTGTAAGGAATGCACCATCCAGGAGAAGGAT agAGATGGTTGCCCAAAGATTGTCAATTTGGGGAGCTCTAAGACTGATCTCTTCTATGAACGCAAAAAATACGGCTTCAAAAAGAGGTGA